From Camelina sativa cultivar DH55 chromosome 7, Cs, whole genome shotgun sequence, one genomic window encodes:
- the LOC104703582 gene encoding uncharacterized protein LOC104703582 isoform X2, with protein sequence MEPTTTFLRGAESAALHAKAKDLFARGDHIKALEIIQDMIQVHKDDKNIWFLHSEEGYMMMKLWSKAENLDVDFTYLLASVASFTQHDKLLTACAHGFYNLARHTGSVMYYKKCVKIGKRGLSVTNANEDSASSVAQLSLQQKLHQEKTKKELENIIKDSEFRISVSNTGGLKGLSEEECESEDLESKNSSEPVKNNKYKGLSSFWLGLDVKVKRDFMKVSIEKLTSFVEGVHGQKGRDALEKILGSAREDRKWIFWMCRTKCSNKFYSAEECKKHLELEHAADFKPSKEMDMVKRIGKDWVRKISVGGWEPVDTVAAVEMIKNRLADVKGFSYKNGWSKEWPLAVDEERSKLLKEIKFFLVMFCDLKILPCSVRDSVMQYPLKYLGKLQVSKQSLVDSHLVETPQSICFLDCHELSQILNFLKRIKCEREDGIDLVSRAVDSTLGCTRVTEKIDFDPQFSFLLLDRRLLQSNNAPFDDEGTINVFEPNVHYAKAHAQGDDIISWLTDYNIEDWTFPRPIWEHNLDIWVAVLRAVQFTCRTLGTKYAKKMKVFHYYVALTVIEDLCMGEDERRRNIQEDQWNSYASLLCDRCEERAPGNSLTAKLFVCAVRDVLEGALDLTFDFPDFEECLNLIREHKSLSDDVVLKSIDSLKAVANTKVMLMDSKILLVDNSRISLLDNLTRLSVFDNRTYILELLRIFLLYEIRNMESKAKLDAADAAEADLLLEEDKKSQSKKKTTKSKKNEIMNMESKAKLDAADADLLLKEEKKSQSKKKKTKNKKRTSTNISSFLHKTGEHKPSVNLEPESTSVVEDSVEPDDTLASERRQSEISSHTINQEDVMQNILGEDSQSEHIESALGEAGSRYYSALDMTLKALLNIKMLKEDLMHNKQPFQDHLEEHAHPALQNFFTAFVSGEINNEGVYSCLLSDLLASLEEVISMSSDAAEVLVDILEFWHCWKNAERESLVTRLFTLEENEIMSCRKCRKKPNYPEQSSYGIVMAADSIRDLKCALGNIDFVDICKVIRMEYKLLCDIKTGGCGITNFVHHIISKSPPIFTIVLEWKKSETEKEISETTKALDWEIDISRMYEGLEPNTNYRLVSLVGCGEEEKEYNCLAYVKNRWVNFRHGALNGENVGNWKSVVRFCGERKVRPEILFYEAAARSMVY encoded by the exons ATGGAGCCTACTACTACTTTTCTGAGAGGTGCTGAGAGCGCAGCACTCCACGCAAAGGCTAAAGATCTCTTCGCTCGTGGAGATCACATCAAGGCTTTGGAGATAATCCAAGATATGATTCAGGTCCACAAGGATGACAAGAACATATGGTTTCTTCATTCGGAAGAAGGTTACATGATGATGAAACTATGGTCAAAAGCAGAGAACCTTGACGTGGATTTCACATACTTGTTGGCTTCCGTTGCAAGTTTTACACAACATGACAAGTTATTAACAGCTTGCGCACATGGATTCTACAATTTGGCACGACATACAGGGTCAGTGATGTATTACAAGAAATGTGTTAAGATAGGAAAACGAGGTTTATCTGTTACTAACGCAAATGAAGACTCGGCTTCTTCTGTTGCTCAATTGAGTTTGCAACAGAAGTTACATCAGGAGAAAACGAAGAAAGAACTGGAGAATATTATCAAAGATTCTGAGTTTAGGATCTCTGTTTCCAATACTGGAGGACTGAAGGGTTTATCCGAAGAAGAATGTGAGTCAGAAGATTTGGAGTCAAAGAATAGTTCAGAGCCGGTTAAGAACAACAAGTATAAGGGGTTGAGCTCGTTTTGGTTAGGTTTGGATGTTAAGGTCAAAAGGGATTTTATGAAAGTAAGCATAGAAAAGCTTACAAGTTTTGTGGAGGGAGTACATGGGCAAAAAGGACGAGATGCTTTAGAGAAAATTCTCGGTTCTGCCAGGGAAGACAGAAAATGGATATTCTGGATGTGCCGAACTAAATGTTCGAACAAGTTTTATAGTGCTGAAGAATGTAAGAAACATCTTGAACTAGAACATGCTGCagattttaaaccttcaaaggAAATGGATATGGTTAAGAGGATAGGCAAAGACTGGGTTCGTAAGATATCGGTTGGAGGTTGGGAACCAGTGGACACAGTAGCTGCAGTTGAAATGATCAAAAATCGGCTCGCAGATGTGAAAGGGTTTTCATATAAGAATGGATGGTCCAAAGAATGGCCTTTAGCTGTGGATGAAGAGCGGAGTAAGTTACTCaaggaaatcaaattttttCTCGTGATGTTTTGTGACCTTAAAATTCTCCCTTGTAGTGTTCGAGACAGTGTGATGCAATATCCTTTGAAGTATCTTGGAAAACTTCAAGTGTCCAAACAGAGTCTTGTCGATTCTCACCTAGTGGAAACACCTCAGAGTATATGTTTTCTGGACTGTCATGAACTCAGTCAAATCCTAAACTTTCTAAAACGCATCAAATGTGAAAGGGAAGATGGTATAGATCTGGTTTCCAGAGCAGTGGACAGTACCTTGGGTTGTACTCGAGTTACAGAAAAGATCGACTTTGACCCTCAGTTTTCATTTCTGCTTCTGGATAGAAGACTTCTGCAAAGCAATAATGCTCCATTCGATGATGAAGGGACAATCAATGTTTTTGAGCCCAATGTTCACTACGCCAAGGCACATGCTCAGGGAGATGATATCATATCCTGGTTAACTGACTACAATATAGAAGATTGGACTTTTCCCAGACCTATCTGGGAACATAATCTTGATATCTGGGTGGCTGTTCTGAGAGCTGTTCAGTTCACATGTAGGACACTGGGAACCAAATATGCAAAGAAAATGAAGGTCTTCCATTATTATGTAGCTCTTACTGTCATCGAAGACTTGTGTATGGGTGAGGATGAAAGGAGAAGGAATATTCAGGAAGATCAGTGGAACAGCTATGCATCTCTTCTATGCGATAGATGCGAAGAGAGAGCACCTGGAAATTCCCTCACTGCAAAATTATTTGTGTGTGCAGTACGAGATGTTCTCGAAGGCGCGTTGGATCTGACATTTGATTTCCCCGATTTTGAAGAATGCTTGAATCTTATACGTGAGCATAAAAGTCTCAGCGATGATGTAGTGTTGAAGTCCATAGACTCTCTGAAAGCAGTGGCCAATACCAAG GTTATGCTTATGGATTCGAAGATATTGCTGGTTGATAATTCAAGGATTAGTTTGCTGGACAACCTCACCAGGCTTTCAGTTTTTGACAACCGCACTTATATCCTTGAACTGCTGAGAATTTTCTTGCTG TATGAAATTAGGAATATGGAATCCAAAGCCAAGTTAGATGCAGCAGATGCCGCAGAGGCAGATCTTTTACTCGAGGAAGATAAGAAGTCACagtcaaagaagaagacaactaaAAGCAAAAAG AATGAAATTATGAATATGGAATCCAAAGCCAAGTTAGATGCAGCAGATGCAGATCTTTTACTcaaggaggagaagaagtcacagtcaaagaagaagaaaactaaaaacaaaaag AGAACTTCAACGAACATATCGAGTTTTCTTCATAAGACTGGAGAACA TAAGCCTTCTGTCAACCTTGAACCGGAAAGCACGTCGGTGGTAGAAGATTCTGTGGAACCAGATGATACCCTTGCAAGTGAAAGGCGTCAATCGGAAATTTCATCCCACACTATTAATCAAGAGGATG TTATGCAAAATATACTTGGAGAAGATTCACAGTCGGAACATATAGAGTCAGCTCTTGGAGAAGCTGGAAGCAGATACTATTCAGCTCTTGACATGACACTGAAG GCACTCTTGAACATTAAAATGCTCAAAGAAGATTTGATGCACAATAAGCAACCATTTCAAGACCACCTGGAAGAACACGCTCATCCTGCACTACAAAATTTCTTTACTGCTTTTGTGTCAGGCGAGATAAATAATGAGGGAGTCTACAGTTGCCTCTTGAGTGACTTACTTGCTTCCCTAGAAGAAGTTATTTCCATG TCGAGTGATGCTGCTGAGGTTCTTGTAGACATCCTAGAGTTTTGGCATTGCTGGAAGAATGCTGAAAGAGAAAGCTTAGTAACTCGCCTTTTTACgttggaagaaaatgaaataatgaGTTGTAGAAAATGcagaaagaaaccaaattatCCAGAGCAAAGTTCTTATGGCATTGTTATGGCTGCAGATTCGATCAGAGACTTGAAG TGTGCTCTTGGGAATATAGATTTTGTGGATATCTGTAAGGTGATCCGCATGGAATATAAACTGTTATGTGACATTAAAACAGGAGGTTGTGGAATAACAAACTTTGTACATCACATTATAAGTAAATCCCCACCTATCTTCACAATCG ttttagaatggaagaagagtgaaactgaaaaagaaatatCTGAAACAACAAAGGCTTTGGACTGGGAGATAGATATCAGCAGGATGTACGAAGGATTAGAACCAAACACTAACTACCGGCTTGTATCATTG GTTGGttgtggtgaagaagaaaaagaatacaaTTGCTTAGCTTATGTAAAGAACCGGTGGGTCAATTTCAGACATGGTGCTTTAAATGGAGAG AATGTAGGTAACTGGAAGAGTGTGGTCAGATTCTGTGGAGAGAGAAAGGTTCGACCagagattttgttttatgaaGCTGCCGCCAGATCGATGGTCTATTAA
- the LOC104703582 gene encoding uncharacterized protein LOC104703582 isoform X1 has translation MEPTTTFLRGAESAALHAKAKDLFARGDHIKALEIIQDMIQVHKDDKNIWFLHSEEGYMMMKLWSKAENLDVDFTYLLASVASFTQHDKLLTACAHGFYNLARHTGSVMYYKKCVKIGKRGLSVTNANEDSASSVAQLSLQQKLHQEKTKKELENIIKDSEFRISVSNTGGLKGLSEEECESEDLESKNSSEPVKNNKYKGLSSFWLGLDVKVKRDFMKVSIEKLTSFVEGVHGQKGRDALEKILGSAREDRKWIFWMCRTKCSNKFYSAEECKKHLELEHAADFKPSKEMDMVKRIGKDWVRKISVGGWEPVDTVAAVEMIKNRLADVKGFSYKNGWSKEWPLAVDEERSKLLKEIKFFLVMFCDLKILPCSVRDSVMQYPLKYLGKLQVSKQSLVDSHLVETPQSICFLDCHELSQILNFLKRIKCEREDGIDLVSRAVDSTLGCTRVTEKIDFDPQFSFLLLDRRLLQSNNAPFDDEGTINVFEPNVHYAKAHAQGDDIISWLTDYNIEDWTFPRPIWEHNLDIWVAVLRAVQFTCRTLGTKYAKKMKVFHYYVALTVIEDLCMGEDERRRNIQEDQWNSYASLLCDRCEERAPGNSLTAKLFVCAVRDVLEGALDLTFDFPDFEECLNLIREHKSLSDDVVLKSIDSLKAVANTKVMLMDSKILLVDNSRISLLDNLTRLSVFDNRTYILELLRIFLLYEIRNMESKAKLDAADAAEADLLLEEDKKSQSKKKTTKSKKRTSTNISSFLHKTGEHKPSVNLEPESTSVVEDSVEPDDTLASERRQSEISSHTINQEDVMQNILGEDSQSEHIESALGEAGSRYYSALDMTLKALLNIKMLKEDLMHNKQPFQDHLEEHAHPALQNFFTAFVSGEINNEGVYSCLLSDLLASLEEVISMSSDAAEVLVDILEFWHCWKNAERESLVTRLFTLEENEIMSCRKCRKKPNYPEQSSYGIVMAADSIRDLKCALGNIDFVDICKVIRMEYKLLCDIKTGGCGITNFVHHIISKSPPIFTIVLEWKKSETEKEISETTKALDWEIDISRMYEGLEPNTNYRLVSLVGCGEEEKEYNCLAYVKNRWVNFRHGALNGENVGNWKSVVRFCGERKVRPEILFYEAAARSMVY, from the exons ATGGAGCCTACTACTACTTTTCTGAGAGGTGCTGAGAGCGCAGCACTCCACGCAAAGGCTAAAGATCTCTTCGCTCGTGGAGATCACATCAAGGCTTTGGAGATAATCCAAGATATGATTCAGGTCCACAAGGATGACAAGAACATATGGTTTCTTCATTCGGAAGAAGGTTACATGATGATGAAACTATGGTCAAAAGCAGAGAACCTTGACGTGGATTTCACATACTTGTTGGCTTCCGTTGCAAGTTTTACACAACATGACAAGTTATTAACAGCTTGCGCACATGGATTCTACAATTTGGCACGACATACAGGGTCAGTGATGTATTACAAGAAATGTGTTAAGATAGGAAAACGAGGTTTATCTGTTACTAACGCAAATGAAGACTCGGCTTCTTCTGTTGCTCAATTGAGTTTGCAACAGAAGTTACATCAGGAGAAAACGAAGAAAGAACTGGAGAATATTATCAAAGATTCTGAGTTTAGGATCTCTGTTTCCAATACTGGAGGACTGAAGGGTTTATCCGAAGAAGAATGTGAGTCAGAAGATTTGGAGTCAAAGAATAGTTCAGAGCCGGTTAAGAACAACAAGTATAAGGGGTTGAGCTCGTTTTGGTTAGGTTTGGATGTTAAGGTCAAAAGGGATTTTATGAAAGTAAGCATAGAAAAGCTTACAAGTTTTGTGGAGGGAGTACATGGGCAAAAAGGACGAGATGCTTTAGAGAAAATTCTCGGTTCTGCCAGGGAAGACAGAAAATGGATATTCTGGATGTGCCGAACTAAATGTTCGAACAAGTTTTATAGTGCTGAAGAATGTAAGAAACATCTTGAACTAGAACATGCTGCagattttaaaccttcaaaggAAATGGATATGGTTAAGAGGATAGGCAAAGACTGGGTTCGTAAGATATCGGTTGGAGGTTGGGAACCAGTGGACACAGTAGCTGCAGTTGAAATGATCAAAAATCGGCTCGCAGATGTGAAAGGGTTTTCATATAAGAATGGATGGTCCAAAGAATGGCCTTTAGCTGTGGATGAAGAGCGGAGTAAGTTACTCaaggaaatcaaattttttCTCGTGATGTTTTGTGACCTTAAAATTCTCCCTTGTAGTGTTCGAGACAGTGTGATGCAATATCCTTTGAAGTATCTTGGAAAACTTCAAGTGTCCAAACAGAGTCTTGTCGATTCTCACCTAGTGGAAACACCTCAGAGTATATGTTTTCTGGACTGTCATGAACTCAGTCAAATCCTAAACTTTCTAAAACGCATCAAATGTGAAAGGGAAGATGGTATAGATCTGGTTTCCAGAGCAGTGGACAGTACCTTGGGTTGTACTCGAGTTACAGAAAAGATCGACTTTGACCCTCAGTTTTCATTTCTGCTTCTGGATAGAAGACTTCTGCAAAGCAATAATGCTCCATTCGATGATGAAGGGACAATCAATGTTTTTGAGCCCAATGTTCACTACGCCAAGGCACATGCTCAGGGAGATGATATCATATCCTGGTTAACTGACTACAATATAGAAGATTGGACTTTTCCCAGACCTATCTGGGAACATAATCTTGATATCTGGGTGGCTGTTCTGAGAGCTGTTCAGTTCACATGTAGGACACTGGGAACCAAATATGCAAAGAAAATGAAGGTCTTCCATTATTATGTAGCTCTTACTGTCATCGAAGACTTGTGTATGGGTGAGGATGAAAGGAGAAGGAATATTCAGGAAGATCAGTGGAACAGCTATGCATCTCTTCTATGCGATAGATGCGAAGAGAGAGCACCTGGAAATTCCCTCACTGCAAAATTATTTGTGTGTGCAGTACGAGATGTTCTCGAAGGCGCGTTGGATCTGACATTTGATTTCCCCGATTTTGAAGAATGCTTGAATCTTATACGTGAGCATAAAAGTCTCAGCGATGATGTAGTGTTGAAGTCCATAGACTCTCTGAAAGCAGTGGCCAATACCAAG GTTATGCTTATGGATTCGAAGATATTGCTGGTTGATAATTCAAGGATTAGTTTGCTGGACAACCTCACCAGGCTTTCAGTTTTTGACAACCGCACTTATATCCTTGAACTGCTGAGAATTTTCTTGCTG TATGAAATTAGGAATATGGAATCCAAAGCCAAGTTAGATGCAGCAGATGCCGCAGAGGCAGATCTTTTACTCGAGGAAGATAAGAAGTCACagtcaaagaagaagacaactaaAAGCAAAAAG AGAACTTCAACGAACATATCGAGTTTTCTTCATAAGACTGGAGAACA TAAGCCTTCTGTCAACCTTGAACCGGAAAGCACGTCGGTGGTAGAAGATTCTGTGGAACCAGATGATACCCTTGCAAGTGAAAGGCGTCAATCGGAAATTTCATCCCACACTATTAATCAAGAGGATG TTATGCAAAATATACTTGGAGAAGATTCACAGTCGGAACATATAGAGTCAGCTCTTGGAGAAGCTGGAAGCAGATACTATTCAGCTCTTGACATGACACTGAAG GCACTCTTGAACATTAAAATGCTCAAAGAAGATTTGATGCACAATAAGCAACCATTTCAAGACCACCTGGAAGAACACGCTCATCCTGCACTACAAAATTTCTTTACTGCTTTTGTGTCAGGCGAGATAAATAATGAGGGAGTCTACAGTTGCCTCTTGAGTGACTTACTTGCTTCCCTAGAAGAAGTTATTTCCATG TCGAGTGATGCTGCTGAGGTTCTTGTAGACATCCTAGAGTTTTGGCATTGCTGGAAGAATGCTGAAAGAGAAAGCTTAGTAACTCGCCTTTTTACgttggaagaaaatgaaataatgaGTTGTAGAAAATGcagaaagaaaccaaattatCCAGAGCAAAGTTCTTATGGCATTGTTATGGCTGCAGATTCGATCAGAGACTTGAAG TGTGCTCTTGGGAATATAGATTTTGTGGATATCTGTAAGGTGATCCGCATGGAATATAAACTGTTATGTGACATTAAAACAGGAGGTTGTGGAATAACAAACTTTGTACATCACATTATAAGTAAATCCCCACCTATCTTCACAATCG ttttagaatggaagaagagtgaaactgaaaaagaaatatCTGAAACAACAAAGGCTTTGGACTGGGAGATAGATATCAGCAGGATGTACGAAGGATTAGAACCAAACACTAACTACCGGCTTGTATCATTG GTTGGttgtggtgaagaagaaaaagaatacaaTTGCTTAGCTTATGTAAAGAACCGGTGGGTCAATTTCAGACATGGTGCTTTAAATGGAGAG AATGTAGGTAACTGGAAGAGTGTGGTCAGATTCTGTGGAGAGAGAAAGGTTCGACCagagattttgttttatgaaGCTGCCGCCAGATCGATGGTCTATTAA